The Acropora palmata chromosome 3, jaAcrPala1.3, whole genome shotgun sequence nucleotide sequence ttaaagttgcCGAAAAGGTGCGATAAAccattgtacgaccacattagagttgttgtgtgcaaaaaaccgctcctaaaaacacctaatattcgaaaaatgagagcattttgaaaatggccgaaattGGCCAAAAACCATGAGCcttagcccatgcaaaatgatcagtttgggtcaaaaactaaaaatgccaaaaaggtgcgataAACCATTGTTAAATCAGATTAGAATTGTTaagtgcaaaaaaccgctcccagaaacacctaatattcgaaaaatcagagcattttgaaaatggccgaaattggccaaaaaccatgcgctatagcccatgcaaaatggtcagtttgggtcaaaaactaaaaatgccaaaaaggtgccaTAAACCATTGTTATTTCACactagagttgttgtgtgcaaaaaccgctcctaaaaacacctaataatcgaaaaatgagagcattttgaaaatggccgaaattGCCCAAAAaggatgggctatagcccatgcaaaatggccagtttgggtcaaaaattaaaaatgccaaaaaagtgCGATAAAccattgtacgaccacattagagttgttgtttgcaaaaaaccgctccttaAAACACctaattttcgaaaaattagagcattttaaaaatggccgaaattggccaaaaagcatgggctatagcccatgcaaaatggtcagtttgggtgaaaaattaaaaatgccaaaaaggtgcgataAACCATTGTTAGATCACATTAGaattgttgtgtgcaaaaaaccgctcctaaaaacacgtaatactcgaaaaataagagcattttgaaaatggccgaaatgGGCCAAAaagcaagggctatagcccatgcaaaatggtcagtttgggtcaaaaattaaaaatgccaaaaagatgTGATAAACCATTGTTATTTCACATTAGAGTTGATGTGTgcaaaaaccgctcctaaaaacacctaatattcgaaaaatgacagcattttgaaaatggcccaaattggccaaaaagcatgggctatagcccatgcaaaatggtcagtttgggtcaaaaattaaaaatgccaaaaaggtgcgataAACCATTGTTAGATCACATTAGAATTGTTGtttgcaaaaaactgctcctaaaaacacctaatactcgaaaaataagagcattttgaaaatggccgaaattggccaaaaagcatgggctatagcccatgcaaaatggtcagtttgggtcaaaaattaaaaatgccaaaaaggtgcgataaaccattgtacgaccacattagagttgttgtgtgcaaaaaaccgctcctaaaaacacctaatattcgaaaaatgacagcattttgaaaatgaccgaaattggccaaaaagcatgggctatagcccattgaaaattttcagtttgggtcaaaaattaaaaatgccaaaaaggtgcgataaaccattgtacgaccacagtagagttgttgtgtgcaaaaaaccgctcctaaaaacacctaatattcgagaaatgagagcgtTTTGGAAATATctaaaattggccacgacgtagaggctatagcctttgcgaaTTGGttattttgggtcaaaaatgaataGTTTTGAAAGTATAAAAACGTTTATAAAATTGCATTAGAGCTgttttgggtaaaaaaaaaaatggctttaAAAAACAtccaatattcgagaaatgggaagtttttgaaaatggccaaaattggtcactCTGCAAAGTCTGTAGCCGCGAATTGTttattttggtcaaaaattataATGGTTGAAAACATACGAAGAACGACTCTAAAATCACATTAGTGCTGGATTGTGTAAgaaacggcttcaaaaatcacctaatattggagaaatgaaaagtttttgAGAGCTGGGAAAACTGGCCATTTTGGGTTAGggattaaaattgtcaaaaatataCCGAGAACGACTCTAAAACACTATGACAAATGTTCTGTGtgaaaacggctccaaaaaagtACACCCAGTGTTCGAGAAGCGACAAGTTTTCCAAAATCGGCAAAAGTTCCTTTGCAAAGTAGTCAGTTGGGTGTAAAATTGAAGTTCTCAAGAACAAACCAGAAACGGCTCTAGAACCACATTTAAAGTAATACAGTGTCCCATAACCTATTTTACTTGAGAGAAAgtcaggtaaaaaaaaaaaccagtgGCTGTTAGTTAAAaccttcaattttatttttcttttacaacaGTTATACtgcttctttattttttctccaAGAACTTGTTTTACtcttaaaacaagaaaagatgTTATGGAAATGTGTAGAGAAGACGAAATGAACCAAGTGACTGTGGGCCTCTTCcgtttggttttcttttcttcaagttaATTTTAACCGATGTTTGCGATGCATGGCTTTGTCTTGACTCGACGAATTGTTTATTAATTGCTACACATGCGCAACCATGTGCACAAGAGCAAAATTCACAGCTGGGAGCGTAGCTAGAAAACACTAGCAAAGAATGTTGGGAAATAATTTCGTACTTAATTATCTATTGAGCGTCCATTTATGTGGGTAAGTAAAGGTCAGATAATGTGATGTAGTCGTTAAAATTCATCTTACAATATTTCGATTTTCTTGATCCTTGGGATCTTGGCTCGGTATCTGTACTCTTTCCATACGTTATCTATTCGAGGAAGAGTATCTCGTTGCACGTGACTGCAATAGGACGAGTCGAAATTTCCTTTGCTGACGTCAGTAGCGAACTCGTTTCCAACGTTCCCCAGGGGCCTATAGCGGGCGACAATGAAGGTGCAATTCATACCAaatttggttcccattgcCTTACCAACACCCAATTCGCGCGTTGCATTCCACACAAGCTGCGAAAAATGGCCGGATTTGTCCTGGTATGCTTGGTTAAAAAAGTTGTGGCTGCAAACTTCATCATACCTGCAACAACATTTAATGGACTTGAACTTTAATTTTGAGTGCAGTATTAAGAGAACGAAATTTTTTGTTGTGAAAACGTGACTTGTGAAAAAGCTATGAATGTTCATTAACTGTGAATTCTATAGCTAGTCTGACAACGCTGTTAAGCTGCTGTCAAGCGACTCGTCAGAAACCTTTCTGACGTGAAGCAAACTCCTTTAGCATCTCACAATCAGCACTGATTGCGAACGGGACTTTGAGCAAGATGTTTGAACGAATTTCCTGAACGTCAGAAAGGTCTCTGAAGAGTCGCTTAACAGCGTTGTCAGACTAGCCATAGAATTCACAATTAATGAACATTCACATAAACTTTTTCTCTTCTCATAAAGTTGTCATGATATCCCAAATCATGTCTGCAAGTTAGTGAAATGGAGCTCATGCCCAATACAGATTCCAATAGAGAGCTCATTCCCGACACAATACTCGGGAAATTGAATTAAGCTTTCTTGTTCGCGCAAAAAACGAGTGCTTATGAGCACAATACAGCTACGGCGAAAGTTCGAGAAAATTCTCTTTTGGGATTTGTGTCCTGATATTGGTTAAACAAAATATACAGCAGGAAAAACTCTATTCGGCGAAAGAattgttaaatttttcaataaaaaaagtagaaaatatTTGCGAATAGGCCGTATTCGTGAATAGCAGCTaagtaattattttcttgtttttatgttAATCATCCTaattagcctcgtttgcaagaacaaaattcaaaataacttTTGCTTCAAAGTGAGGCTAGCGATGATGACAACAGAATTCTTTCTTTCcggccatttatgaatacggttTATTGCCCTGAGTCGAATTCTTTCAAAAGCCATGTAATCCATTGACTTTTTTGGCTCAAGCACTCAGTGCTTATGAATCTCTTACCATTCCTTTGCTGCGTCCTTGGCCGTGATTCCTGGCCCAGAGGAAGTGCAGCCCATTGCCAGATTCTCTCCTTGATCAGGGCGGCTAGCTTTGTCTGAATGTCTTAAGTTTGCTTCGGCAGCAAGCTGAATGGCTAGTGCTTTGGCTTGAAGGGACATGTTTCTATTCCTTATCAATGGCGGAGACAAGTGAATTTCTCGTAATTTGTTGTGCTCTTGCAACATTTCATCGAGAAACTCTTCATCTAAAAgggagatttttttttacaaacagATATTTTACTTGCACTCCAGTCACATCGATCTTTGCTAAAGCACACTTAATAATTCAAAAgtaaacaactaaacaaagacaaaagagaaaaaaaaaagccccattgcttttattggcCCCCCGTTGGTATAGGTATAATCGCATGGGAGGGAGTAAAATTAAGGCTTAATCCATAATTTTATgaggatccattgcgattacttgttaataacatggAAAgcaaattactgaatttctgaatgcttaaaactgAGACAATCGTCGTTCGAGGATATCGATCGCTTTCGTACTCCTCTAAATTTTCTTGCATGTTTCTTCTATTCttccactttttgaaaacgttctttcaccactccgtgctattcttcgtgttttcattttcgctcttgtcctttaattcttcgatatattcctcgtcaactgtctcgaaacgagacgccattgttatagaaaaacaacttcttgattgaataagctgttgctaggcaacctgaggaccaatcgtgagTGAGTAATCTTGCCCCcttcacaaagcaaaattaagaagaaatacccttttcattgaccaatcagcattcagtaattttgccctcaaTGTTATTAACGAAGAAAGCAACCATCGATGGATTTTGCTGATCAAtagaatttgaaaagaagacTGAAGAAATAGCTGTAACGTTGGCTGACTTAACTGATTATCGTTCTGTGAAAAGGTACGGGAATGATCATTCGCAGGTGTCTCTGCGTTTGAAAAAATCGGCTTTAAAGTGTCTTCTGTGAAAGTAAATAGCTTCTCAAATGAAATGGTTGAGGTTAATATCAATTAAAGCCTGACAAATGCGGCCACGGTACCTTCTTTTGTAAAACCAATTTCCATTTCGGTGTGGTCAGAACTAGACGTCGTTCTCAAAGACGTCACTGGTGGTCGCTTGTCAAGTGCGATCACAACCTTGGATTTATCTACCAATTGTCCAACAACCATGTGCAAACCGATCTCTGCTGTGCCATTGCTAATAGTAAATGTGCCTTCTCCATCCACGCCATGACCAGTGATGTTAAACGTACCATCAGCTACGTTGATAGACGCtaaaaagcagtttttttcCAAGGGTGTTATTACTCTTAGAAACTTATTGAAAAATTATGTCTCAAAGTAAGATTTGGTTGCTTTGATAAAGAACGAGAAGGTGACAGTTCGTCACCCTCGTCCCAGGCCGTCTCCTTCTTGTCATTCAGCAGTGCAATGTTGAAAGCTGAAAAGACCCAGGGGACGAGATTGACATGAAATTTGCATGGAAAGTCTTTATTCTGCAAGCAGAGGAATGATTTCCCCTAGTGCAACTTGTTGCAAAAAGCGAATGATGCTTTACTTTGACTAATTCAGTTACCAAACTTTTCGAGTGAGGATCGCTTAGTGTATTTGTGCGAAAAATGACATCTCTACAGTTTGGGAAACGATAGAAAGACCAAGACAATAAAAGGAccataaaataatgatgatcTCACCTCCACTTGTGATCGTTAGCAAGAACGAAAGAACGGTTATCTCTGTCACGACTATACAAATGGCGATACGGTTCATGTTCCTGAAACTGGACAAACAGACAATAGTCAGTTTAACGAGAAAACAGGAGACCGCGACATCGTGCAACAATTATTGTCAGTAACATCTAACTTTTGTTAGAGCACCTATCGTGGgccaaatcatttttttttatgacgaTGATGTTGTTGTCGGTAGTGATCGAGTTACCATCGCCATAGTATTATTATCGTAATTCACATCGTTACTATTATCGCCACCATTGTCAACGCAATGGAACACTTTCGatatatcaaaattcagcttggCAGCGAGGCCTAGAggacacaaacaaagaaaactcaatGAACAtgtttcttatttcttttgtttgtttgtctcttAGCCTCACTATCAAGCTGAATTTTAATACATCGAAAGTGGTCCATTGTCACCGTATAGTTCTTATGTCGTTTGCAGATTTCCTGCAGATGAttttaatacatgaaattcatgcatGGAACTACGGATAGAAACAAATTTGTACGATCCTcgctgtcttttttttctttccaggcCTTTCTCGTTACTTAAGGAGCGCAGTTGATGACTGCAACGGCGAGGATCATTCGTGTTCGATTTCGTTTgcgtttgtttcatttttgttttgagaatCCCTTTTGCTCTTTCACAGAGTGAATGCAAATAGGATATTTACTTCAATAAATAATGAGATTGCCATTGAAACGTAGAGTTTCACCCCGCTCGAAACAAAAGACATTGATTTCATGTAAAGTTATTTCGTATTACTCATTACTATTTATCTCTATACAACAATGTTTAGTCATGACTTAAAACCTTAAAGCGTCTCAGTAAGAAGTTATATATCATTCCATAAAATAGACTTTGAGAAGGTTACGCGTAAACTCCTTAGTCGTGAAATTTAAATTACAATATATTGATGCAAAACGCcggctttttctttccttttctagGATACTTGTCGGCTTACCTCTTTTAAATATCGTGGCGGAtcttccactttttttttttgagcgattaaaaatagtttttaaagcACCTTGCAGCTTACGGTTTTCGTTTCTTATAGTTTCCGATAACAAAAGAATCGTTTTGCCACTAAAGGTCATCGTGATGACCGTTCACCGTGTAGTGGTCGTTACGGTTGTTCGTCCGTAAAACAGGTTACTGTGTGTAACTGGAAGACTTCATTCGGGTGTCATGAGTGTATCTTGGTTGCGATTACTATGCCCAGGAATTCACCACATAACAAAGGAATTGCTCCATTCTTTCCAACAAGGGACGTCGTCATTTTGAGTGGCAGATAAATACTTTGTGGTTCTGAacttttttattataataataataataataataataataataataataataatgataataataataataataataataataataataattggaatatttatccaggataacccttcagtacaGAGTACTGTTACCAATGGGGTCCTGCAAATTTGATTAAGGAGTCAATTTtaaggagggaggaaaccgggaTGCCCGGAGATAACCCTCgtagtcaggttgagatcgactaaaactcaatccacatacaacattgtagTAGAGGTAGAAGGCGTGAATGATGTCCACGGCGCCAGCCTGACTAGATGATCAGTAACAGTTATTTATTCTATGTGGTACGTAAAAGGGTGTCTTGGTGCGGCtgcatttgacaattgcgcatgtgctaTTTTAATAGTACTCACACCAACTTTCACAACGGTGATCTTTGAAGTTTCGTATGTGGGCTGAACATTGCTTTTGATGACCTGTTTTAAAACCCCTTTGGTGATGGCGCCCATGCTATATTATTGGTTCAATATCGGAGCAGAATCGAAGCAGCGTCCACCGTCATGATACTGAAACATCTAATCACACGAAGGTATTATCACCCTataaacagaataaaaaattaaaattaaaaaaggtaaaaaagcTAAGCTTGAACAGCAAATTTGACTTCAAAGGTATCATTTGAGTTTGTATGTTTCTGCTCCCAAATTTCTGAATTTGTGGCTAACTTCTCTTGATGCCGCATTTCAGTTTGTTATCCCAAAATAATTTCGCTGTTGGCAACATGTGAATTTCAAACTAAagcgttctttcttttttgacttttttcagtgttctccttgtttttatttcaccCGTAATTAATGCTCGTCATATTTGTGGTGCTTTACCTTGGTTACAGGAGAAAGacaaacctgaaaaaaaaaaaaaaagcggcTACTCCGACTAAAAAGCCTGATCATTCAATTCATGGGTATGTTTTAAAAAGGGATTTTCTTCGGTTAAGTATAAAATCAGTTGTAACTCTGTGAAACTGAAAAGGATGAACTTTAACAACACTCTCCCGGTTTCTTCATAAAGGTTCAGCGATGAAGGAGTCCATCAATGAAATTTGGACACACTGTACCAACAAAAACTCTCTTGACAACAGCACCGTGAATTGGCAACCGGTCATCTACCAAAACAACCAGCTGCAGCTGACGCTGACAGATTTTAATTGAAACCAACGCATTGATGTTTTTTAATACGGGACGGAAATATAAGGCGAAGAAAACTATGCTGGGCTAAATTTGAAAGAACACTTTTCCTGACTTACTGGCTTTCCATGCTACTCCATTTGTTTAACAGCATTTGCCAATTTATGCTCAACGAAAAGAAAACGCAAACCGGGAATAAAAAATTCAGTAGAATTGGAGgcatttttcctgttttttttttttttttcgttttttttttaatctttagATTATACCTCTTTCAGTTTAAACGAACACGCCATGAAGTTATCCAGAACAAGTACAGATCCAGGTGTTTCTTCATATGATGCTTAATATTAATTTCAACGATAGTAGAGTTGAAGCAAGTACTTTTATCTTCTTCCTTGTTCTTAAGGATTAAGGATCGACCGTTCTCTCGTATTCTGCAAATCCTCCAACGTctagaattatttttttgcctaGAAACTTCCCTCTAATTTCCTTCTATTTCAATATCAAACAATCCAAGTTCCTTCAGGCGATGATTGGTTACATAGGTTTGTTTTCAACTCTAACGATATGCACTTCAAGTCGAAGCAGGGAACGCATGAGCTCACCGTCCGGTTAAAAACACCCTCTTGTGCCTTCCGCATCACCTGGCATCAATTAAAACttattaaaaacaaagaaagaaaaaaaataattagagTTGAGTTTAGCCTGCAGTAGTTTGACATAAAAGGAGTCATTTTAGCTTTCATCCTTGTTTGGTCCCCGCCTGATT carries:
- the LOC141876372 gene encoding uncharacterized protein LOC141876372 produces the protein MNRIAICIVVTEITVLSFLLTITSGASINVADGTFNITGHGVDGEGTFTISNGTAEIGLHMVVGQLVDKSKVVIALDKRPPVTSLRTTSSSDHTEMEIGFTKEDEEFLDEMLQEHNKLREIHLSPPLIRNRNMSLQAKALAIQLAAEANLRHSDKASRPDQGENLAMGCTSSGPGITAKDAAKEWYDEVCSHNFFNQAYQDKSGHFSQLVWNATRELGVGKAMGTKFGMNCTFIVARYRPLGNVGNEFATDVSKGNFDSSYCSHVQRDTLPRIDNVWKEYRYRAKIPRIKKIEIL